From the genome of Pseudomonas sp. Teo4, one region includes:
- a CDS encoding substrate-binding periplasmic protein, which produces MRRLLALLLFWTTHSLAEQPVLRFSVAESWSMPLIRTEDGQPVEGLLYDLMQAMAREAGARPEYHMLARLRLQQAMDDGDIDVRCYVSTQWFNDRPGNFVWSIPLFVQRDLLVARPADSAPTRPEQLPPQAIGTVLGYTYTTLEPLFATGKLHREDSRNQELALQKLEIGRYRHAVSNQLSLGWFNQRLPAEQRLQAVAVLEEQSLGCMVRNDPAIPTQAALRALVRLKQSGAIEQITRRYGAAEYSVARP; this is translated from the coding sequence TTGCGAAGACTGCTGGCCCTGTTGTTGTTCTGGACCACCCACAGCCTGGCGGAGCAGCCGGTGCTGCGCTTCTCCGTGGCCGAAAGCTGGAGCATGCCGCTGATCCGCACCGAAGACGGCCAGCCGGTGGAGGGCTTGCTGTACGACCTGATGCAAGCCATGGCCCGCGAAGCCGGCGCCCGCCCCGAATATCACATGCTCGCCCGCCTGCGCCTGCAACAGGCGATGGACGATGGCGATATCGACGTGCGCTGTTACGTCAGCACCCAGTGGTTCAACGACCGGCCGGGTAATTTTGTCTGGAGCATTCCACTGTTCGTGCAGCGCGATCTATTAGTCGCCCGCCCTGCCGACAGCGCCCCCACCCGACCTGAGCAATTGCCACCGCAAGCGATCGGTACCGTGCTCGGGTATACCTACACGACCCTGGAGCCGCTGTTCGCCACCGGCAAGCTGCACCGCGAGGACAGCCGCAATCAGGAGCTGGCACTGCAAAAGCTCGAGATTGGCCGCTATCGCCATGCGGTGAGCAATCAGTTGTCACTGGGATGGTTCAACCAGCGACTACCTGCCGAACAACGCTTGCAGGCGGTGGCGGTGCTGGAGGAGCAATCACTGGGGTGCATGGTGCGCAATGACCCGGCGATACCGACACAAGCGGCATTGAGGGCGCTGGTGAGGCTGAAGCAGTCAGGGGCGATAGAGCAGATTACCCGGCGGTATGGGGCTGCGGAGTATTCGGTGGCTCGGCCTTGA
- a CDS encoding site-specific integrase has protein sequence MAYIIKRGALYYLNFKLPKHLFPRCNTLRLSLNIRHRQSALFIAAALVQRLHHYLSEHPLTDLQTLRALCSQWRDSAPTPAIPVALRASSTTPVKAGHDNPTLAALSRLYIEEGKRGGTWRQVSADEVERALSDLFELMGDMPAIAFDAQQARTLKERLSRCPQYFGLRPEFKGKTLRQVVESDSNYKTITAVTVNNRLRKLTAFMNWCKSNGYIAENPLAGIKVMTGSAKDARLSFDRHDLVALLNHEALQKEASKHPWRYWLPLLGRATGARLEELCQLRIDDFIEQHGIQCIRIDDSREGQNLKNASSRRVLPLHPTLIDLGLLQHVESVRVTGGDRLFPELEAVRGKLGHAPSKWFGRYKVKQGITDPKKTFHSFRHTLIDDLRDAGVQDSLIKRIAGHEDGAVTFSIYGSRNPLKAMLDVIRHIAVPL, from the coding sequence ATGGCCTACATCATCAAGCGCGGGGCGCTCTACTATCTGAATTTCAAGCTGCCGAAGCACCTCTTCCCGAGGTGTAACACTTTGCGTTTGAGCCTGAACATCAGGCACCGGCAGAGCGCCCTGTTCATTGCCGCAGCACTGGTCCAGCGACTGCATCACTACCTTAGCGAGCACCCGCTAACAGACCTTCAGACACTTCGTGCACTATGTTCGCAGTGGCGGGACTCAGCCCCCACACCTGCCATTCCTGTAGCACTACGGGCGAGTTCGACGACTCCAGTGAAGGCCGGACACGACAACCCTACCCTCGCCGCCCTATCGAGGCTCTATATAGAAGAAGGGAAACGTGGCGGCACATGGCGGCAGGTCAGTGCGGATGAAGTCGAGCGTGCGTTATCTGACCTGTTCGAGCTAATGGGTGACATGCCTGCCATAGCCTTCGATGCTCAGCAAGCACGCACACTCAAGGAGAGGCTAAGCCGCTGTCCCCAGTACTTTGGCTTACGCCCCGAGTTCAAGGGGAAGACCCTGAGGCAGGTGGTCGAGTCGGACAGCAACTACAAGACCATCACCGCCGTAACGGTGAACAACCGGCTACGCAAGCTCACCGCCTTCATGAACTGGTGCAAATCAAACGGCTATATAGCCGAAAATCCTCTAGCCGGGATTAAGGTGATGACGGGATCAGCGAAGGATGCACGACTATCCTTTGACCGCCACGACCTTGTAGCCCTGCTCAACCACGAAGCGCTGCAAAAGGAAGCCAGCAAGCACCCTTGGCGATACTGGTTGCCACTTCTCGGGCGAGCCACCGGAGCACGACTGGAAGAGCTCTGCCAACTGCGCATCGATGACTTCATCGAGCAGCACGGCATCCAGTGCATTCGCATTGACGACTCTCGTGAAGGCCAGAACCTAAAGAATGCAAGCAGCCGTCGCGTGCTCCCCCTGCACCCTACCCTGATCGACCTTGGCCTGTTACAGCACGTTGAGTCAGTCAGGGTTACCGGGGGTGATCGCCTGTTCCCTGAGTTGGAAGCCGTGCGAGGAAAGCTGGGCCACGCACCATCGAAATGGTTTGGCCGCTACAAGGTGAAGCAAGGCATCACCGACCCCAAGAAAACGTTTCATAGTTTTCGCCACACATTGATTGACGACTTGCGGGATGCAGGCGTTCAGGACTCTCTCATCAAGCGTATTGCCGGCCACGAGGACGGAGCGGTAACCTTCAGTATCTACGGAAGCCGTAACCCACTGAAGGCGATGCTTGACGTAATCCGCCATATTGCCGTACCCCTATGA
- a CDS encoding ATP-dependent Clp protease proteolytic subunit: MKYQANIDAIELESIYRPKNILAKQRVSTQYVVPLTGPIGEIHEYGEFINILAHAGEEDQVYIQLSSPGGSLETCDYLCRRMEECEAHITVEIGMTCASAASAIALQAEDWVIYDSSTMMIQPYYYSPGYGKESDIRSRMEYMDRLNWEWIERTYEGFLCEEEIIETLEHGNDLYLYADDLRERMPLLNEYRKELKTRRSEEIMQHWEHQKNSNSIEALYHLDPITTSKS; the protein is encoded by the coding sequence ATGAAATACCAAGCCAACATTGACGCCATAGAACTCGAAAGCATTTACCGCCCGAAGAACATCCTAGCCAAGCAGCGAGTTTCGACGCAATACGTTGTCCCGCTCACCGGCCCTATTGGCGAAATCCATGAGTATGGCGAGTTCATCAACATCCTTGCCCATGCGGGAGAGGAAGATCAAGTATATATCCAACTCTCATCACCAGGCGGAAGCCTGGAGACTTGCGACTATCTTTGCCGTCGAATGGAAGAATGCGAAGCTCACATCACTGTAGAGATTGGAATGACTTGCGCCTCAGCTGCTTCTGCTATAGCCCTACAAGCCGAGGACTGGGTGATTTACGATAGCAGCACTATGATGATTCAACCTTATTACTACTCACCAGGGTACGGAAAGGAATCGGACATCCGGTCGAGAATGGAATACATGGATCGACTAAATTGGGAATGGATTGAGCGAACCTACGAAGGCTTTCTCTGCGAGGAAGAAATTATCGAAACCCTAGAACACGGCAATGATCTATATCTCTACGCAGACGATCTACGGGAACGAATGCCGCTACTCAATGAGTATCGCAAGGAGCTTAAGACCCGACGTTCCGAAGAGATCATGCAACACTGGGAACACCAAAAAAACAGCAACAGCATAGAGGCGTTATATCATTTAGACCCCATTACCACCAGCAAGAGTTAA
- a CDS encoding phage antirepressor KilAC domain-containing protein, producing the protein MQTNTFPEQSQIVNPITTSNFMAFDTPLQTLTVDYDNHTINPIAMSSMEIADLVGSRHDNVKISIERLVDRGVIEAPALQDLRTLSGQASKEYIFAGEQGKRDSIVVVAQLSPEFTATLVDRWRELEAEKKHDSLAMPNNLSGALNLACMLAYKVEALEQQATENLDKLEFYEEMVNTTQLFSVSTVAKTQDTGPIRLFAYMRDHKILMSKRYKFNEPYQVHLDAGRFHVRWAHYKDELTGEIELKATPYFTGKGVTWIKQFIAKHGRDGL; encoded by the coding sequence ATGCAAACTAATACCTTTCCTGAGCAGAGCCAAATCGTAAACCCAATCACCACCTCCAACTTCATGGCATTCGATACTCCGCTTCAGACACTGACAGTTGATTACGATAACCACACAATCAACCCAATCGCCATGAGCAGCATGGAGATCGCTGATCTGGTGGGGAGCCGTCACGACAATGTGAAAATCAGCATCGAGCGACTGGTAGATCGCGGAGTAATTGAAGCTCCTGCATTGCAGGACCTTCGCACTTTGAGTGGCCAAGCTAGCAAGGAATATATTTTCGCTGGTGAACAAGGCAAGCGTGACAGTATTGTTGTCGTCGCTCAGCTCTCACCAGAGTTCACCGCAACCTTAGTTGATCGCTGGCGCGAGCTGGAGGCAGAGAAAAAACATGACTCCCTTGCTATGCCGAACAATCTTAGTGGAGCCCTGAATCTTGCGTGCATGCTTGCTTATAAAGTAGAGGCACTGGAACAGCAGGCTACCGAAAACCTCGACAAGCTTGAATTCTACGAAGAGATGGTAAATACGACGCAGCTATTCAGCGTATCTACAGTTGCCAAAACGCAAGATACAGGGCCGATTCGCTTGTTTGCCTACATGCGTGACCACAAAATCCTAATGTCGAAGCGCTATAAGTTCAATGAGCCCTACCAAGTACATTTGGATGCTGGGCGATTCCATGTAAGGTGGGCTCACTACAAAGACGAGTTGACTGGTGAAATTGAGTTGAAAGCAACTCCATACTTCACAGGCAAAGGAGTCACTTGGATCAAACAGTTCATCGCCAAGCACGGTCGCGACGGATTGTAA
- a CDS encoding helix-turn-helix domain-containing protein, translated as MKQNHLNSDTIELLSQSELKALDARIGANADKWLKDHAPKTKSKAKREPKSNRGRKPKVVENPFFGFIGSTSHWGRYPVFAESIIEGAARLDWHDRPIGKGGKSMPLSVSNIAVILESLPVISNEAVEDLLHLGERHARRYFKAMQLIIPQMMERRPRSLINEMDGVEPEPKACEWEDRDDACAPSAEALDKLHHDLRTLTEYKTAEEYEAEFYSFTTQSNSVNFSTRQQHPMKAKVVQMLLEGATCKAVEQETSVSAKTIRKWRDEMITAQGPLQAA; from the coding sequence ATGAAACAGAACCACCTTAATAGCGACACTATCGAACTACTCTCCCAATCTGAACTCAAAGCGCTAGACGCACGAATCGGAGCCAACGCTGACAAATGGCTTAAAGATCACGCACCGAAGACCAAGAGCAAGGCCAAACGTGAGCCCAAGAGTAATCGTGGAAGAAAGCCAAAGGTAGTTGAAAATCCTTTCTTCGGATTCATTGGCAGTACATCGCACTGGGGTCGCTACCCAGTGTTTGCAGAAAGCATCATCGAAGGAGCTGCACGACTGGACTGGCATGATCGCCCTATCGGAAAGGGTGGAAAGTCCATGCCATTGTCTGTAAGCAACATCGCTGTGATCCTGGAAAGCTTGCCAGTCATTTCAAACGAAGCTGTGGAAGACTTGTTGCACTTGGGTGAGCGACACGCTCGACGTTACTTTAAAGCGATGCAACTCATCATTCCTCAAATGATGGAGAGACGCCCTCGCTCACTCATCAATGAGATGGATGGTGTCGAGCCTGAACCAAAAGCCTGCGAATGGGAGGACCGTGATGATGCGTGTGCCCCAAGCGCCGAAGCGCTGGACAAGCTGCACCATGACCTTCGTACCTTGACTGAATACAAGACTGCTGAAGAATACGAGGCGGAGTTTTACTCTTTCACCACTCAGTCGAACTCAGTCAACTTCTCCACTCGCCAACAGCACCCAATGAAGGCCAAAGTGGTGCAGATGCTACTGGAGGGCGCCACATGCAAAGCTGTTGAGCAAGAGACTTCGGTATCCGCGAAGACAATCAGGAAGTGGCGGGACGAGATGATCACTGCACAAGGACCGCTGCAAGCCGCCTGA
- a CDS encoding helix-turn-helix transcriptional regulator, which yields MPAPPPYPALQHQFGTRIRELRMAMGMSQEAFADRCGFARTYMSRIETGGANPSINAIKVLADALGVSIAALFEGM from the coding sequence ATGCCTGCACCACCACCCTACCCAGCGCTTCAGCATCAGTTCGGCACCCGAATCAGGGAGCTGCGTATGGCTATGGGCATGAGCCAAGAAGCCTTTGCTGATCGGTGCGGTTTCGCCAGGACGTACATGTCTCGCATTGAGACTGGCGGTGCCAATCCATCCATCAACGCCATCAAGGTGCTGGCCGATGCCTTGGGTGTGAGCATCGCGGCCCTATTCGAGGGAATGTGA
- a CDS encoding alkyl/aryl-sulfatase, translating to MTYFAKPSNYGRSASAGRIWKLSSTFFLATAIAMASQAWAEEKAKPATAATKAANDALLKELPFNDKTSFELAHKGFIAPLPAEPIKGPSGNMIWDPAKYGFIKEGATAPATTNPSLWRQSQLINISGLFEVTDGLYQVRNYDLSNMTIVEGKEGITIMDPLISSETAKAALELYYKHRPKKPVVAVIYTHSHVDHYGGVRGVVNEDDVKAGKVKIYAPKGFLEHAVAENVMAGTAMSRRASYMYGNLLPPSETGQLGAGLGTTTSAGTVTLIPPTDIIEKTGEKHTIDGLTYEFLYAPGSEAPAEMLYYIHEKKALNTAEDSTHTLHNTYSLRGAKIREPLPWSKYLNEALKMWGDDVQVMYAMHHWPVWGNKEVKDQLSSQRDMYRYINDETLRLANKGYTMTEIAEQVKLPPSIANRFSNRGYYGSLNHNVKATYVLHLGWFIGNPATLWELPPDEQAKRYVDMMGGADAVLKKAKEYYDKGDYRWVAEVVNHVVFADPSNQAAKNLQADTLEQLGYQAESGPWRNFYLTGAQELRNGVQKLPTPDTASPDTVKAMDLDLFFDFLAMRLKGPEVGDKHITLNLDFTDLKQKYTLEMVNGVLNHTEGVQAKNADASISLTRDTLNNIMLKQTTLKDAVSKGDVKVDGAEGKLEELMSYMDNFEFWFPIVTP from the coding sequence ATGACTTATTTCGCGAAACCGAGCAACTATGGCCGCTCTGCGTCGGCGGGCAGAATCTGGAAACTCAGTTCGACTTTCTTCTTGGCGACCGCCATTGCCATGGCATCGCAGGCCTGGGCGGAAGAAAAGGCCAAGCCGGCCACTGCCGCAACCAAGGCCGCGAACGACGCTCTGCTCAAGGAACTGCCGTTCAACGACAAGACTTCCTTCGAGCTGGCCCACAAGGGCTTTATCGCCCCCTTACCTGCGGAGCCGATCAAGGGCCCTTCCGGCAACATGATCTGGGACCCGGCTAAGTACGGCTTCATCAAGGAAGGTGCAACTGCACCGGCCACTACGAACCCGAGCCTGTGGCGGCAGTCGCAGCTGATAAATATTTCCGGCCTGTTCGAGGTCACCGATGGTCTTTACCAGGTGCGCAACTACGACCTGTCGAACATGACCATCGTCGAGGGCAAGGAAGGCATTACCATCATGGACCCGCTGATCTCCTCGGAAACCGCCAAGGCGGCCTTGGAGCTGTATTACAAGCACCGACCGAAGAAGCCAGTGGTCGCGGTGATCTACACCCACAGCCACGTCGACCATTACGGCGGTGTGCGGGGTGTGGTAAACGAGGACGACGTCAAGGCTGGCAAGGTCAAGATTTATGCGCCCAAGGGTTTCCTCGAACATGCCGTAGCCGAGAACGTGATGGCCGGTACAGCCATGAGCCGTCGTGCCAGCTACATGTACGGCAACCTGCTGCCGCCTAGCGAAACCGGCCAGCTCGGTGCTGGCCTGGGCACCACCACTTCCGCCGGCACCGTGACCCTGATTCCGCCTACCGACATCATCGAGAAGACCGGCGAAAAGCACACAATCGACGGGTTGACGTACGAGTTCCTCTACGCGCCGGGCAGTGAGGCGCCAGCGGAGATGCTCTATTACATCCACGAGAAGAAGGCGCTGAATACCGCCGAGGACTCGACGCACACCTTGCACAACACTTATTCCCTGCGCGGGGCGAAAATTCGCGAACCGCTGCCGTGGTCCAAGTACCTCAACGAAGCGCTGAAAATGTGGGGCGACGATGTACAGGTCATGTACGCCATGCACCACTGGCCGGTCTGGGGCAACAAGGAGGTCAAGGACCAACTATCGTCGCAGCGTGATATGTACCGCTACATCAACGACGAGACCCTGCGTCTGGCCAACAAGGGCTATACCATGACCGAGATCGCCGAGCAGGTGAAACTGCCGCCCTCGATCGCCAACCGTTTCTCCAACCGGGGCTACTACGGCTCGCTCAACCATAACGTCAAGGCCACCTACGTACTGCACCTGGGCTGGTTCATCGGCAACCCCGCCACCTTGTGGGAGCTGCCGCCTGATGAGCAAGCCAAGCGCTACGTCGACATGATGGGCGGTGCCGATGCGGTACTGAAAAAGGCCAAGGAGTACTACGACAAGGGGGACTATCGCTGGGTGGCTGAGGTGGTCAACCATGTGGTCTTCGCCGACCCGAGCAATCAGGCGGCCAAGAACCTTCAAGCCGACACGCTGGAGCAGCTGGGCTACCAGGCCGAGAGTGGCCCATGGCGCAACTTCTACCTCACCGGTGCCCAGGAACTGCGCAATGGCGTGCAGAAACTGCCGACACCGGACACCGCCAGCCCCGACACCGTCAAGGCGATGGACCTGGACCTGTTCTTCGACTTCCTGGCCATGCGGTTGAAAGGGCCTGAAGTGGGCGACAAGCACATCACCCTCAACCTGGACTTCACTGACCTCAAGCAGAAGTACACGCTGGAAATGGTCAACGGTGTCCTCAACCACACCGAGGGCGTGCAAGCGAAGAATGCCGACGCAAGCATCAGCCTGACCCGTGACACCTTGAACAACATCATGCTCAAGCAGACCACGCTCAAGGACGCGGTCAGCAAAGGCGACGTGAAGGTCGACGGTGCCGAGGGCAAGCTTGAGGAACTGATGAGTTACATGGATAACTTCGAGTTCTGGTTCCCAATCGTTACACCGTGA
- a CDS encoding DUF3313 domain-containing protein, with amino-acid sequence MKSKSLVAVVCLASLLLHGCASKYVEPDQYSGFLKDYSKLKEDKSPSGAAVMRWIKPGIDASQFSSVYVEPSQFYPKPQPTEKIPQQTLTGITQYYDQALKTQFSKALPLATSPGPGVLVVRPAITGVSAKTKGLRPYEVIPIALVAAGISTATGIRDQDTSVATEAAFIDGRSNEVVAEVVRKGAGTDLENSSQVMQAKDARVVLDGWARDMVNAFQALKK; translated from the coding sequence ATGAAGAGCAAATCGTTGGTTGCAGTAGTGTGCCTCGCCTCGCTACTGCTGCATGGCTGTGCCAGCAAGTACGTCGAGCCGGACCAGTATTCGGGCTTTCTGAAAGACTACAGCAAACTCAAAGAGGATAAATCGCCATCGGGCGCGGCGGTCATGCGCTGGATCAAGCCGGGAATTGATGCCAGCCAGTTCAGCAGTGTGTATGTCGAGCCCAGCCAGTTTTACCCTAAACCACAGCCAACTGAAAAAATCCCACAACAGACGTTGACAGGGATCACCCAGTACTACGATCAGGCGTTGAAAACCCAGTTCTCCAAAGCCCTGCCGTTGGCCACCAGCCCAGGACCGGGGGTGCTGGTGGTACGCCCGGCAATCACAGGGGTAAGCGCCAAAACCAAGGGCCTGCGTCCTTATGAAGTGATTCCGATCGCGCTGGTCGCTGCTGGCATCAGCACGGCCACGGGTATCCGCGACCAAGATACTAGTGTTGCCACCGAGGCTGCTTTCATCGATGGTCGCTCCAATGAAGTCGTCGCCGAGGTGGTACGCAAAGGCGCCGGTACCGACCTTGAAAACTCCTCGCAAGTAATGCAGGCCAAGGATGCTCGCGTTGTGCTCGACGGTTGGGCGAGAGACATGGTCAATGCATTCCAGGCGCTGAAGAAATAG
- a CDS encoding recombinase family protein: MMQVVAYARMSTDDQCLSVGGQFAAIKIAAETHGWEILAQFTDEGVSGAIDPQDRPQCRLALAMAKGLDCPVVVHRIDRLTRDHAHFVTLQKKYTFIEAEDVHSSGLLRNIKSLLAEEELLKIRARTKAGLAELKKLAASGDTEAQEKIARRDAGRAKAWAVGNGAAIKAKQVHADSRADAIAHHIKACLYDGCTSFAAIAQCLNSKGVTTARGSAFQPMTVSRLMTRLQLSFDTKG; this comes from the coding sequence ATGATGCAGGTAGTGGCCTATGCAAGGATGAGTACAGACGACCAGTGCTTGTCGGTAGGTGGCCAGTTCGCAGCCATCAAGATCGCAGCAGAAACCCACGGATGGGAGATTCTCGCCCAGTTCACTGACGAAGGTGTATCAGGTGCCATCGATCCCCAGGACCGACCACAATGCCGGCTGGCTCTCGCTATGGCGAAAGGGCTGGACTGCCCAGTTGTCGTGCATCGAATCGACCGCCTCACACGCGATCATGCTCACTTCGTCACACTTCAGAAGAAGTACACCTTCATCGAGGCAGAAGACGTACATAGCAGCGGCCTGCTGCGGAACATCAAGTCATTACTCGCTGAAGAAGAGCTGCTGAAAATCCGTGCCCGTACAAAGGCTGGCCTGGCCGAACTGAAGAAGCTCGCCGCCAGTGGTGATACTGAAGCTCAGGAAAAGATCGCCCGTCGTGACGCTGGCCGTGCGAAGGCGTGGGCAGTGGGCAACGGTGCCGCTATAAAGGCTAAGCAGGTTCATGCAGACAGTCGGGCTGATGCTATCGCTCACCACATCAAGGCGTGCTTGTACGATGGTTGCACTTCGTTTGCTGCCATTGCCCAGTGCCTCAATTCCAAGGGCGTGACCACAGCTCGGGGCAGTGCATTTCAACCCATGACTGTATCCCGCTTGATGACTCGCCTTCAGTTGTCCTTCGACACTAAGGGCTGA
- a CDS encoding type I restriction endonuclease, translating to MEFVERLNALSAKIRQQGPAIQTEEATKIAFVMPFINTVLGYDVFDPSEVTPEYVCDVGTKKGEKIDYAIMKNGEIQILIECKKIGEPLHINHASQLFRYFHVTTARISILTNGQVYRFFTDLDAPNKMDEKPFLELDLLDLDEHALPELQKLTKSAFDVDSIISAAGELKYVGQIKKEMASQFSQPSDDFVKFFATRVYDGIITQKVREQFTTLTRKAAIQFLGDQVNDRLKSAMSGAVEPSYAMSAVQSTVSAEPAEEVDEDRIQTTLDELEGFHIVKAIVRAVVDAKRIVHRDTQSYFGILLDDNNRKPICRLHFNRSQKYIGLFDSDKNETRHPISSLDEIYTFAEQLKGSVSLYE from the coding sequence ATGGAATTCGTAGAGCGACTGAACGCGTTATCAGCCAAAATCCGCCAGCAGGGGCCTGCAATCCAAACGGAAGAGGCGACCAAGATTGCCTTCGTCATGCCCTTTATCAACACTGTCCTAGGCTACGATGTCTTCGACCCTTCCGAGGTGACGCCCGAGTACGTCTGCGACGTTGGGACTAAGAAGGGCGAGAAGATCGACTACGCCATCATGAAGAACGGCGAGATTCAGATTCTGATCGAGTGCAAGAAGATCGGCGAGCCGCTGCATATCAATCACGCTAGCCAGCTCTTCCGGTATTTCCACGTCACCACCGCCCGTATCTCGATCCTTACCAATGGCCAGGTCTACCGGTTCTTCACCGACCTCGATGCCCCTAACAAGATGGATGAGAAGCCGTTCCTGGAACTGGACCTTCTCGATCTGGATGAGCACGCCCTTCCTGAGCTTCAGAAGCTAACCAAGTCTGCGTTCGATGTTGACTCGATCATCAGTGCAGCTGGAGAACTGAAGTACGTTGGCCAGATCAAGAAAGAGATGGCTTCGCAGTTCAGTCAGCCGAGTGATGACTTCGTTAAGTTTTTCGCTACTCGGGTTTACGATGGAATCATCACCCAGAAGGTTAGAGAGCAGTTCACCACTTTGACCCGTAAGGCTGCAATTCAGTTTCTAGGGGATCAGGTTAATGATCGACTCAAGTCTGCAATGAGTGGCGCCGTCGAGCCGTCCTATGCGATGAGTGCAGTTCAATCTACTGTGTCAGCAGAGCCTGCCGAAGAAGTTGATGAAGATCGTATTCAAACCACCCTTGATGAGCTTGAAGGATTCCATATCGTCAAGGCGATTGTGCGGGCAGTTGTTGATGCGAAGCGAATAGTGCATCGCGATACACAGAGTTACTTTGGTATTTTGCTTGATGACAATAATCGAAAGCCCATCTGTCGATTACACTTCAATCGGAGTCAGAAGTATATTGGCCTGTTCGATTCTGATAAAAATGAAACTCGGCATCCAATCTCATCTCTCGATGAAATCTACACCTTTGCCGAGCAACTGAAAGGCTCCGTTTCACTCTACGAATAG